The following coding sequences are from one Campylobacter sp. RM16187 window:
- a CDS encoding helix-turn-helix domain-containing protein, with amino-acid sequence MPNEFKNFSDDEILNFYKKISQNIRNLRETNGISQLDLALSIDIKSVAFYSNCESNRYNKHFNLEHIYKISKVLKVEIAEILKD; translated from the coding sequence ATGCCTAATGAATTTAAAAACTTTAGCGATGATGAAATTTTGAATTTTTATAAGAAAATATCGCAAAACATAAGAAATTTAAGAGAAACTAATGGCATATCCCAGCTTGATTTAGCATTAAGCATAGATATAAAATCGGTCGCCTTTTATTCAAACTGCGAAAGTAACCGCTATAACAAACACTTTAATTTGGAGCATATTTATAAAATTTCAAAAGTATTAAAAGTGGAGATAGCTGAAATTTTAAAAGATTAA
- the tsaD gene encoding tRNA (adenosine(37)-N6)-threonylcarbamoyltransferase complex transferase subunit TsaD, with protein MILGIESSCDDSSVALLDIKSLKLIYHKKISQDEQHSKFGGVVPELAARLHTAALPKLLEEIRPNFKDIKAIAVTNEPGLTVSLVGGVSMAKALSISLNVPLIAVNHLVGHIYSLFLESEARFPLGVMLVSGGHTMILDIDEKGDIKLLASTMDDSFGESFDKVAKMLDLGYPGGVEVEKSAKNGRERFSFTVPLLGDPRMAYSFSGLKNQVRVEIEKLKESGNLSEQDISDICYAFENAACKHIMNKLEKVFKERKFKRFGVVGGASANLNLRSRIENLCSKFECEPLLAPLKFCSDNAAMIARAGREKYLKKEFVKFIELKINPRVKFDEA; from the coding sequence GTGATTTTAGGTATCGAAAGCAGTTGTGACGATAGCTCCGTCGCTTTGCTTGACATCAAAAGCTTAAAGCTTATCTACCATAAAAAAATTTCTCAAGATGAGCAGCACTCAAAATTTGGCGGAGTAGTGCCTGAGCTTGCGGCTAGGCTTCACACTGCCGCTTTGCCAAAGCTGCTTGAAGAGATAAGACCAAATTTCAAGGACATCAAGGCCATCGCCGTGACAAACGAACCGGGGCTTACCGTAAGCTTGGTGGGCGGAGTTAGTATGGCAAAGGCGCTTAGTATCTCGCTAAATGTGCCGTTAATAGCTGTAAATCACCTTGTCGGACACATCTATTCGCTATTTTTAGAGAGCGAGGCGCGCTTCCCGCTTGGCGTGATGCTTGTTAGCGGCGGACATACGATGATACTTGATATCGATGAAAAAGGCGATATTAAGTTGCTTGCTTCGACTATGGATGATAGTTTTGGTGAGAGCTTTGATAAAGTTGCTAAGATGCTTGATCTTGGCTATCCGGGCGGTGTAGAGGTCGAAAAATCAGCTAAAAACGGCAGGGAAAGATTTAGCTTTACTGTGCCGCTTCTTGGAGATCCTCGCATGGCATATAGCTTTTCCGGGCTTAAAAATCAGGTTAGAGTCGAGATAGAAAAGCTAAAAGAGAGCGGAAATTTAAGCGAGCAAGATATCAGCGATATATGCTACGCTTTTGAAAATGCTGCTTGCAAACATATCATGAATAAGCTTGAAAAAGTTTTTAAAGAGCGAAAATTTAAGCGCTTTGGTGTGGTTGGAGGCGCAAGTGCAAATCTAAATTTACGCTCGCGAATCGAAAATTTATGCTCTAAATTTGAGTGCGAGCCCCTGCTTGCACCGCTTAAATTTTGCTCGGATAATGCCGCTATGATAGCTAGAGCAGGGCGTGAAAAATACTTGAAAAAAGAGTTTGTGAAATTTATCGAGTTAAAGATAAATCCACGTGTTAAATTTGATGAGGCTTAA
- a CDS encoding uracil-xanthine permease family protein, with translation MENRYEGYKFRLKDSLIGVQFLFVAFGALVLVPILTGLDTSVALFTAGIGTLLFQFVTRKNVPPIFLASSFAFIAPITFSIEKWGISATMGGIVFAGFFYVILSLLVRFKGESFLHKLLPPVVVGPVIVTIGLILSPAAVNMAMGKGNEAMYTQNEAMTVAFISLIATICVMMFAKGMFRLIPILFGIVVGYIVSFFMGMVNFTPIFESAWFRIPNFTAPTFEFEPIIYMIPIAIAPAIEHIGDMLAISNVTKENFLKNPGLKNTLLGDGLATSLAACFGGPPNTTYSEVTGAVSITKAYNPAIMTFAAITAILLAFVGKLGAVLATIPTPVVGGIMLLLFGIIASVGIETLIKHNVDLAEPRNMIIVALIFVCAIGGMLLDFGLVSFSGVGLGAVVGIVLNLILPKTKHYEGF, from the coding sequence ATGGAAAATAGGTATGAGGGATATAAATTTAGACTAAAAGACAGCCTCATAGGCGTTCAGTTTTTGTTTGTGGCGTTTGGCGCGCTTGTTTTAGTGCCGATTTTAACGGGACTTGATACGAGTGTAGCGCTGTTTACTGCCGGTATTGGAACCTTGCTTTTTCAGTTTGTTACACGCAAAAATGTGCCGCCGATCTTTTTGGCTTCTAGTTTCGCTTTTATTGCTCCCATTACTTTTAGTATCGAAAAATGGGGGATTTCCGCTACTATGGGCGGCATAGTATTTGCGGGATTTTTCTATGTGATTTTAAGTCTTTTGGTTAGATTTAAAGGGGAGTCGTTTTTGCATAAACTGCTTCCTCCTGTAGTTGTTGGGCCGGTGATTGTAACTATAGGACTTATTCTATCGCCTGCGGCTGTTAATATGGCTATGGGCAAGGGAAATGAGGCTATGTATACTCAAAATGAGGCTATGACTGTAGCGTTTATATCATTGATTGCGACTATTTGCGTGATGATGTTTGCCAAAGGGATGTTTAGATTGATTCCGATTTTATTTGGAATTGTGGTGGGGTATATCGTATCTTTTTTTATGGGCATGGTAAATTTTACTCCGATTTTTGAATCCGCTTGGTTTAGAATACCAAATTTCACCGCGCCTACGTTTGAATTTGAGCCTATTATTTATATGATTCCTATTGCCATTGCTCCTGCTATCGAGCACATAGGAGATATGCTTGCTATCAGTAATGTCACTAAAGAAAATTTCTTGAAAAATCCGGGGCTTAAAAACACTCTTTTAGGAGACGGACTTGCTACTAGCCTTGCAGCTTGTTTTGGCGGACCTCCGAACACTACCTACTCTGAAGTTACTGGAGCTGTTAGCATCACTAAGGCCTATAACCCTGCCATTATGACCTTTGCTGCGATTACTGCGATACTGCTTGCCTTTGTAGGCAAACTTGGCGCAGTGCTTGCCACTATCCCGACTCCTGTTGTGGGCGGTATTATGCTGCTGCTTTTTGGTATCATCGCTTCTGTGGGTATTGAGACGCTTATTAAGCATAATGTCGATTTGGCAGAGCCAAGAAATATGATAATCGTAGCGCTTATTTTTGTTTGTGCTATCGGCGGAATGCTGCTTGACTTTGGTCTGGTTAGCTTTTCAGGCGTTGGTCTTGGAGCGGTAGTCGGCATAGTATTAAATTTAATACTGCCAAAAACCAAACATTATGAAGGATTTTAA
- the dxr gene encoding 1-deoxy-D-xylulose-5-phosphate reductoisomerase — protein MVVLGSTGSIGKTSLNLAAKFDIEVEALSCNSNYELLNEQILKFNPKFVCINDEKLAKFVKHKQVFVGEKGILDMLEACKSNLVINSLVGFAGLAPSVKIQNLSKKLALANKESLVVGGKFLNTKAINPIDSEHFGLKFLLENKTPIDRLIITASGGAFYKTPIKALKNVKAKDALKHPNWDMGAKITIDSATMANKLFEVLEAFWLFGTDKIDALIEPTSMIHALVAFKDGSTSAHLSKTDMSLAIAHAILNKRDLSSQITANLDLLALKNIKFHKINLKKYPIFSLKEQLLSNPDLGVVANRANESCVYKFLKGECGFLDISRITLSSVKKFQDIKISNLDDIFAVDKEVEIWTQKELSKRN, from the coding sequence GTGGTAGTCTTAGGCTCAACCGGCTCCATAGGCAAGACTAGCCTAAATTTGGCTGCTAAATTCGATATAGAAGTTGAAGCGCTTAGTTGCAACTCAAACTACGAGCTTTTAAACGAGCAAATTTTAAAATTTAATCCCAAATTTGTCTGTATAAATGATGAAAAATTAGCTAAATTTGTTAAGCATAAGCAAGTTTTTGTAGGAGAAAAAGGCATCTTAGATATGCTTGAAGCCTGCAAATCTAATCTTGTGATAAACTCTCTTGTAGGCTTTGCAGGGCTTGCTCCGAGTGTTAAAATCCAAAATTTAAGCAAAAAGCTAGCTCTTGCAAATAAAGAAAGCCTCGTCGTAGGCGGTAAATTTTTAAACACAAAAGCGATAAATCCGATAGATAGCGAGCACTTTGGGCTTAAATTTCTGCTTGAAAATAAAACTCCGATTGATAGACTCATCATAACCGCAAGCGGCGGAGCGTTTTATAAAACGCCTATAAAAGCGCTAAAAAATGTAAAGGCAAAAGACGCGCTAAAGCACCCAAACTGGGATATGGGAGCTAAAATCACGATAGATAGCGCCACGATGGCAAATAAGCTCTTTGAGGTTTTGGAGGCTTTTTGGCTCTTTGGCACGGATAAGATAGACGCGCTGATCGAGCCAACATCGATGATACACGCACTTGTGGCGTTTAAAGACGGCTCAACTAGCGCGCACCTTTCAAAAACGGACATGAGTTTAGCCATAGCGCATGCTATTTTAAATAAACGGGATTTAAGTTCGCAAATAACTGCAAATTTAGATCTGCTCGCACTTAAAAACATCAAATTTCACAAGATAAATTTGAAAAAATATCCGATTTTCTCGCTTAAAGAGCAGCTTCTTAGCAATCCTGATTTAGGTGTGGTTGCAAATAGAGCCAACGAGAGTTGTGTCTATAAATTTTTAAAAGGCGAGTGTGGATTTTTAGATATTTCAAGGATAACTTTATCTAGCGTTAAGAAATTTCAAGATATCAAAATTTCAAATTTAGATGATATTTTTGCGGTTGATAAAGAGGTTGAAATTTGGACGCAAAAAGAGCTTAGCAAAAGGAATTAA
- a CDS encoding phosphatidate cytidylyltransferase, with the protein MKTRIITGVALFLAVLAIFIIDSYLLNFIILGIVLFFSFVESEKLYGLKEKTLVIIAMIFYLLAPFSNPVFIAILSVLLVLSVLAHFKSESLRSVLPFLYPMTPIFLIWMLYSEFGIAYLAWMILTVVACDSGAYFIGKFYGKRVFSLTSPNKTWEGVAGGIFVGSFVGAFFGYFVTEDILHSLLTSLFVAAFGVWGDLFESYLKRNAGAKDSGDIFPGHGGMLDRIDGYLFGVVAMLWMLSW; encoded by the coding sequence ATGAAAACACGTATAATCACAGGAGTTGCATTATTTCTGGCGGTTTTAGCTATTTTTATCATAGATAGCTATCTTTTAAATTTCATAATTTTAGGCATTGTTTTATTCTTTTCATTTGTAGAAAGCGAAAAACTTTATGGATTAAAAGAGAAGACTTTGGTCATAATAGCTATGATTTTTTATCTTCTGGCTCCATTTTCAAACCCGGTATTTATAGCAATTTTGAGTGTTTTATTAGTGCTTAGCGTATTGGCACATTTTAAAAGTGAGAGCCTAAGATCGGTCTTACCTTTTTTATATCCAATGACGCCAATATTTCTTATTTGGATGCTCTATTCAGAATTTGGCATCGCATATCTTGCTTGGATGATTTTAACAGTCGTCGCCTGCGATAGCGGAGCCTACTTTATAGGTAAATTTTATGGCAAAAGAGTCTTTAGTTTAACCTCTCCAAATAAGACTTGGGAGGGTGTAGCCGGTGGAATTTTTGTGGGTTCTTTCGTAGGTGCTTTTTTTGGGTATTTTGTTACTGAAGATATTTTGCATAGCCTGCTTACAAGCCTTTTTGTAGCGGCATTTGGAGTGTGGGGAGATCTGTTTGAGAGCTATTTAAAGCGAAATGCCGGTGCAAAAGATAGCGGAGATATATTTCCAGGACACGGCGGAATGCTTGATAGGATAGACGGGTATCTGTTTGGCGTAGTTGCGATGCTTTGGATGCTTTCGTGGTAG
- a CDS encoding NFACT RNA binding domain-containing protein has translation MKYAYLKQIETYLAKFRKITGIKRASDMAILIQFDSKFTLFFDLSKSSSSIYSNEDFIVIKEYKAPFDIALKKRFSNSKILSVKTLENNRILEFVCVQEGSYKSVTNHLFLEFTGRFTNAIITDENGVIIEALRHIENSLRQVKPGKVLVQLEPIEIKEKEVDKISDFEQFFKDEFDKLSSKNLANLKDIKSAQIIKKTESLKESISALESSDELANQSEILSKNATIILANLHHLKDFDRELNLIDFSGQSLKFSIPDTPKNSANLFFTKSKRLKQKSIGIINERANLEEKLSFYQNLLNLIQNAKTLSELEILYPKKTQSKQKDDISDGVESFFISDYKILVGRNEKGNIALLKSAKKDDVWLHLKDIASAHVIIKTAKMSPSEEVLRFAAKLCVEFSVNGAGNYEVDYTKRANVKMNEGANVNYTDFKTIVVVKE, from the coding sequence ATGAAATACGCATATTTAAAACAGATTGAAACATATTTGGCTAAATTTAGAAAAATTACAGGTATCAAAAGAGCCTCGGATATGGCTATTTTGATACAGTTTGACTCTAAATTTACTCTATTTTTTGACCTTAGCAAATCATCTTCTTCTATCTACTCAAATGAGGATTTTATCGTTATAAAAGAATACAAAGCCCCATTTGATATCGCTCTAAAAAAAAGATTTTCAAACTCTAAAATTTTAAGTGTAAAAACTCTTGAGAACAATAGAATTTTAGAGTTTGTCTGTGTTCAGGAGGGCTCATATAAGAGTGTTACAAACCATCTTTTTTTGGAATTTACCGGACGTTTTACAAATGCGATAATAACCGATGAAAATGGCGTTATAATCGAGGCTTTAAGACATATTGAAAATAGTTTAAGGCAGGTAAAACCAGGCAAAGTTTTAGTCCAGCTTGAGCCAATAGAGATAAAGGAAAAAGAGGTTGATAAAATAAGTGACTTTGAGCAGTTTTTCAAAGATGAATTTGATAAGCTTAGCAGTAAAAATTTAGCAAATTTAAAAGATATAAAATCGGCTCAAATTATAAAAAAAACAGAATCTTTAAAAGAGAGCATAAGCGCTCTTGAAAGCTCAGATGAGTTAGCAAACCAAAGTGAAATTTTAAGTAAAAATGCAACTATAATCTTAGCAAATTTACATCATTTAAAAGATTTTGACAGAGAGTTAAATTTAATCGATTTTAGCGGACAAAGCCTAAAATTTTCTATCCCGGACACCCCGAAAAACAGTGCAAATTTATTTTTTACAAAATCAAAAAGACTCAAACAAAAATCAATCGGCATAATAAATGAGAGGGCAAATTTAGAGGAGAAATTAAGCTTTTATCAAAATTTGCTAAATTTGATACAAAATGCGAAGACATTAAGCGAACTTGAAATTTTATATCCTAAAAAGACTCAATCAAAGCAAAAAGATGATATTAGTGACGGAGTTGAGAGCTTTTTCATAAGTGATTATAAAATCCTGGTAGGTAGAAACGAGAAAGGCAATATAGCTCTTTTAAAAAGCGCCAAAAAAGATGACGTATGGCTTCATTTAAAAGATATCGCCTCGGCTCACGTTATAATCAAAACGGCAAAAATGTCGCCTAGCGAGGAAGTTTTAAGATTCGCAGCTAAGCTTTGTGTGGAATTTAGCGTAAATGGAGCCGGAAATTATGAAGTGGATTATACAAAAAGGGCAAATGTCAAGATGAATGAGGGCGCTAATGTAAACTATACAGATTTTAAGACGATAGTAGTAGTAAAAGAGTAA
- the leuC gene encoding 3-isopropylmalate dehydratase large subunit — MKQTITEKIFSDHVGREVSAGQIIESKIDMVIGNDITTPISIKQFERSGAKKLANPDGFCIVMDHYIPAKDILSANQAKISREFAYKHDLKNYFDEKDMGIEHALLPEKGLVVPGDVIIGADSHTCTHGALGAFSTGMGSTDLAYAMITGKNWFKVPPTIKVIFKGKLGTHVYGKDLILEIIRRIGVDGALYKALEFSGEVIDNLDMDGRFSMCNMAIEAGGKSGIIAVDETTKEFLKDKTMRAEPKFFHSDDGAKYEQIIEIDVTNLDPVIAYPFLPSNGKSVREAVKDDLTIDQAFIGSCTNGRLSDLRIAAEILKGRKVAKRTRLIITPATQKIALQAQKEGLMDIFVEAGAVVSNPTCGACLGGYMGILGVGERCVSTTNRNFVGRMGDRTSEVYLANSAVAAASAVAGKIADPRDL, encoded by the coding sequence ATGAAACAAACCATCACTGAAAAAATTTTCTCAGATCACGTAGGACGTGAGGTATCAGCTGGACAGATCATAGAGTCAAAGATCGATATGGTCATAGGTAACGACATAACAACACCGATTTCTATCAAACAATTCGAGAGAAGCGGTGCAAAAAAATTGGCGAATCCTGACGGATTTTGTATCGTAATGGATCACTACATCCCTGCTAAAGATATTTTAAGCGCAAATCAGGCCAAAATTTCACGAGAATTTGCTTATAAACACGATCTAAAAAATTATTTTGACGAAAAAGATATGGGCATAGAGCACGCCCTGCTTCCAGAAAAAGGTCTTGTAGTGCCAGGAGATGTGATCATCGGAGCGGATTCTCACACCTGTACTCACGGTGCGCTTGGAGCATTTTCTACGGGCATGGGCTCTACCGATCTAGCCTACGCAATGATAACGGGCAAAAACTGGTTTAAAGTGCCGCCAACTATAAAAGTGATTTTTAAAGGCAAACTTGGCACACACGTTTACGGTAAAGACCTAATCCTTGAAATAATCCGCCGTATAGGCGTAGACGGAGCATTATACAAAGCTCTTGAATTTAGCGGAGAGGTTATAGATAACCTTGATATGGATGGGCGCTTTTCTATGTGCAATATGGCGATAGAGGCCGGTGGAAAGAGCGGAATAATAGCCGTAGATGAGACTACAAAGGAGTTTTTAAAAGATAAAACTATGCGCGCCGAGCCAAAATTTTTCCATTCCGATGACGGCGCAAAATATGAGCAAATAATAGAAATAGACGTCACAAATCTTGATCCCGTTATCGCATATCCATTTTTACCAAGCAACGGCAAGAGCGTAAGAGAGGCTGTCAAAGACGATCTGACAATAGATCAGGCGTTTATCGGATCTTGCACGAACGGTCGCTTAAGCGATCTTAGAATAGCTGCTGAAATTTTAAAAGGCAGAAAAGTAGCCAAAAGAACAAGGCTTATAATCACACCGGCAACACAAAAAATCGCTCTGCAAGCACAAAAAGAAGGTCTTATGGACATATTCGTAGAGGCGGGAGCTGTCGTAAGTAATCCTACATGCGGAGCGTGTCTGGGCGGATATATGGGTATCTTAGGCGTTGGCGAAAGATGCGTAAGTACCACAAATAGAAATTTTGTCGGTAGAATGGGTGATAGAACCAGCGAAGTATATTTAGCCAATTCGGCTGTTGCCGCAGCTTCGGCAGTGGCGGGGAAGATAGCCGACCCAAGAGATTTGTAA
- a CDS encoding molybdenum cofactor guanylyltransferase, with product MKNCVILAGGKSSRMGRDKTLLPFKGFNTLTHFQVDKFSQIFKNVFVSSKFDKFDPPLRLIKDKISDDFSPMLALFSILSNFKNEYVFIIPADMPFVNENTIKELYKFTNEFDIVVPMDDSHTHSLCGFFNANLADIAKELYEQKEHKIGILQSKCRCKKLKFQDKKEFFNINYPNEYEEATGDKL from the coding sequence ATGAAAAATTGCGTTATTTTAGCAGGTGGCAAAAGCTCCAGAATGGGCAGAGATAAGACTCTGTTGCCATTTAAAGGCTTTAACACACTTACGCACTTTCAAGTGGATAAATTTAGCCAAATTTTTAAAAACGTCTTTGTAAGCTCAAAATTTGATAAATTTGATCCGCCGTTAAGGCTTATCAAAGATAAGATAAGCGATGATTTTTCACCGATGCTAGCACTTTTTAGCATACTTTCTAATTTTAAAAACGAATATGTATTTATAATCCCTGCAGACATGCCATTTGTCAATGAAAACACCATAAAAGAGCTTTATAAATTTACAAATGAATTTGATATAGTAGTGCCTATGGATGACTCTCACACACACTCTCTTTGCGGGTTTTTTAATGCAAATTTAGCCGATATCGCAAAAGAGCTATATGAGCAAAAAGAGCATAAAATAGGCATACTGCAAAGCAAATGCAGATGCAAAAAGCTAAAATTTCAAGATAAAAAAGAGTTTTTTAATATAAACTATCCAAACGAATACGAAGAAGCTACAGGAGACAAACTATGA
- a CDS encoding glycerate kinase family protein — MRVLVAVDSFKGSLSSLEVGKAVREGIKNLCDEVIVKPIADGGEGSVEALADALGGTYVDAIVQNPLGEKIPARYALAGDLGILEMASASGLTLVEPNRRNPMKTSTYGFGQMILHAIHKGARKFIIGIGGSATNDAGTGMLSALGYEFYDEDGNLLEGIGENLIKITRISESNVLPELKECEFLIACDVDNPLFGKNGAAYIYGPQKGANEQMVKELDAGLISFASATSEHFSSEFWNFKGAGAAGGLGFGFVSYLNAKLKSGIDIITEEIRLEDEIKKADLVITGEGRMDYQSAMGKTPIGVAKIAKKHNKPVVSIAGCVKEDARSCNENGIDAFFSILNEPMTLNEAMDENTTRENIRRVCEQVIRLYKL; from the coding sequence ATGAGGGTTTTGGTAGCGGTAGATTCTTTTAAAGGATCGCTCAGCTCACTTGAAGTTGGCAAAGCAGTAAGAGAAGGCATAAAAAACTTATGTGATGAGGTTATAGTAAAGCCTATAGCAGATGGCGGAGAGGGAAGCGTGGAAGCTCTTGCGGATGCGCTTGGCGGAACTTATGTAGACGCGATAGTTCAAAATCCACTAGGCGAGAAAATCCCTGCTAGATACGCTTTAGCAGGAGATCTTGGAATATTAGAAATGGCAAGCGCAAGCGGACTTACTCTTGTAGAGCCAAATCGCAGAAATCCTATGAAGACTAGCACATATGGTTTTGGGCAGATGATACTTCATGCGATTCATAAGGGTGCAAGAAAGTTTATAATAGGTATAGGCGGAAGTGCAACCAATGACGCAGGAACAGGTATGCTAAGTGCGCTTGGATATGAATTTTATGATGAAGACGGTAATTTGTTAGAAGGAATCGGTGAAAATTTGATAAAAATCACTAGAATTTCAGAATCTAATGTGTTGCCAGAGCTTAAAGAGTGCGAGTTTTTAATAGCCTGTGATGTTGACAATCCTCTTTTTGGCAAAAACGGAGCCGCTTACATTTATGGACCTCAAAAGGGAGCTAATGAGCAGATGGTAAAAGAGCTTGATGCAGGACTTATAAGTTTTGCAAGCGCCACAAGTGAGCATTTTTCTAGCGAATTTTGGAATTTTAAAGGTGCAGGCGCTGCCGGAGGATTAGGATTTGGATTTGTTAGCTATCTAAACGCCAAGCTAAAGTCAGGAATTGATATTATTACAGAAGAAATTAGGCTTGAGGATGAGATTAAAAAAGCCGATCTGGTAATAACCGGCGAAGGTAGAATGGACTATCAGAGTGCTATGGGCAAGACACCTATAGGTGTTGCAAAAATAGCCAAAAAACATAACAAGCCAGTAGTTTCAATAGCAGGATGCGTAAAAGAAGATGCTAGAAGCTGTAATGAAAATGGTATAGATGCTTTTTTTAGTATTTTAAATGAGCCTATGACTCTCAATGAAGCAATGGATGAAAATACTACAAGAGAGAATATAAGGCGAGTTTGCGAGCAAGTAATAAGGCTTTATAAATTATAA
- a CDS encoding GntP family permease: MGGVGLIICFIVAIVLMIWLISKVGVHPFLAIMVVSLALAIVAGIDLAKIPGIIGNGFSGIFKSIGIVIIFGALIGMALEKTGAALKLADIVIKCVGEKRPEMAMLVMGWIVGIPVFCDSGFVVLDPIRRAIKEKISANPVGMAVALSGGLYTSHVFIPPTPGPIAAAGLVGVGGNLLLVIIVGMVVSIPVLIAAYAYAKYIGTKITLKEDMQDIGKSYDEIIKSHGVLPSAFLSLAPIFAPIVLMALGSIVKMAKLQGGFANFMLFLGNPVIALGIGVIFAVVLLAKTGKIGEFNLMTNDTLKIVGPILFITAAGGVLGKVIAEAGFVEFMKQNAHIIGSVGIFFPFIISAIIKTAQGSSTVALTTTAAIMGLFTDGTSMMATLGLTTEMGAVLTVMAIAAGAMTVSHANDSYFWVVTNFSQMTPEQGYKTQTTLTLIMGLVGILTVWIASLILL; encoded by the coding sequence ATGGGTGGTGTTGGTTTAATCATTTGTTTTATTGTGGCTATCGTTTTGATGATATGGCTTATATCCAAAGTCGGAGTTCATCCATTTCTTGCTATTATGGTTGTATCTTTAGCTCTTGCTATAGTGGCTGGCATTGATCTTGCTAAAATTCCTGGCATTATAGGAAATGGATTTAGTGGAATATTTAAAAGTATAGGCATAGTTATTATTTTTGGTGCACTTATAGGTATGGCACTGGAAAAAACAGGCGCAGCGCTGAAATTAGCAGATATTGTTATAAAGTGTGTTGGTGAGAAAAGACCTGAAATGGCGATGCTTGTCATGGGCTGGATTGTTGGAATTCCAGTATTTTGTGACAGCGGATTTGTTGTACTTGACCCAATTCGTCGAGCCATCAAAGAAAAGATAAGTGCGAATCCAGTTGGTATGGCTGTAGCACTATCAGGAGGTCTTTATACATCTCACGTATTTATTCCTCCTACTCCGGGACCTATTGCAGCGGCAGGACTTGTGGGCGTTGGTGGAAATTTACTATTAGTGATTATAGTTGGTATGGTAGTGTCCATACCTGTTCTTATTGCTGCATACGCCTATGCAAAATACATAGGAACTAAGATAACTTTAAAAGAGGATATGCAAGATATTGGAAAGAGCTATGATGAGATTATTAAAAGTCATGGTGTGCTACCAAGTGCTTTTTTAAGCCTTGCCCCTATCTTTGCTCCTATTGTCTTAATGGCACTTGGTTCAATTGTGAAGATGGCTAAACTTCAAGGCGGTTTTGCAAATTTTATGCTGTTTTTGGGAAACCCTGTAATAGCTCTTGGTATAGGTGTAATTTTTGCTGTTGTATTACTAGCAAAAACAGGCAAGATTGGCGAATTCAATCTAATGACAAATGACACTTTGAAAATAGTGGGTCCGATTTTATTTATAACTGCGGCAGGCGGTGTTCTTGGCAAAGTTATTGCAGAAGCCGGATTTGTTGAATTTATGAAACAAAATGCTCATATAATAGGCTCTGTAGGCATATTTTTCCCATTTATTATCTCGGCTATCATAAAAACCGCACAAGGAAGCTCAACAGTAGCTCTTACTACAACGGCTGCTATTATGGGACTTTTTACCGATGGAACATCTATGATGGCTACTTTGGGTCTTACTACGGAGATGGGCGCAGTGCTAACTGTAATGGCTATAGCTGCTGGTGCGATGACAGTTTCTCATGCCAATGATAGCTATTTCTGGGTTGTAACCAACTTCAGCCAGATGACGCCTGAACAAGGATATAAAACTCAAACTACTCTTACGCTAATAATGGGTCTTGTAGGTATTTTAACCGTATGGATAGCTTCACTTATATTGCTATAG